In Pseudonocardia cypriaca, a single genomic region encodes these proteins:
- a CDS encoding ABC transporter permease gives MGSATVVIGPGLAVAGGLAVLLAAAIAAAARLGTGRATVVAGVRAVVQLGAVSLLIGAIVGSVLLSAAFVLVMVGVAAWTAARRITPHRSGWWAVLPIAVAPLPVTALLVLSGVVPPVGIAVIPMAGILIGGTMTATSLAGRRVLDELRTRHGEVEAALSLGFLPRDAAMEIARPSAGQALVPAIDQTRTVGLVTLPGAFVGMLLGGATPLQAGAVQVLVLVLLLVVETVAVALMLELVCRGLVRRAPTAAG, from the coding sequence ATGGGGTCGGCGACGGTGGTGATCGGGCCGGGGCTCGCCGTGGCAGGCGGGCTCGCGGTGCTACTCGCGGCCGCCATCGCGGCGGCGGCGCGCCTCGGGACCGGCCGCGCGACCGTCGTCGCCGGCGTGCGGGCCGTGGTGCAGCTCGGCGCGGTCTCGCTGCTGATCGGTGCGATCGTCGGCTCGGTGCTGCTCAGCGCGGCGTTCGTGCTGGTCATGGTGGGTGTGGCCGCCTGGACCGCCGCGCGGCGCATCACGCCGCACCGCAGCGGCTGGTGGGCCGTGCTGCCGATCGCGGTGGCCCCGCTCCCGGTCACGGCCCTGCTCGTGCTCTCGGGAGTCGTGCCGCCGGTCGGGATCGCGGTGATCCCGATGGCCGGCATCCTCATCGGCGGCACGATGACCGCCACATCGCTGGCCGGCCGACGCGTCCTCGACGAGCTCCGGACCCGGCACGGCGAGGTCGAGGCCGCCCTGTCGCTGGGGTTCCTGCCCCGCGACGCGGCCATGGAGATCGCCCGGCCGAGTGCGGGCCAGGCGCTGGTGCCCGCGATCGACCAGACCCGCACGGTCGGGCTGGTCACCCTGCCCGGCGCGTTCGTCGGCATGCTGCTGGGCGGCGCCACACCGCTGCAGGCGGGCGCCGTCCAGGTGCTCGTACTGGTGCTCCTGCTGGTCGTCGAGACGGTCGCGGTGGCGCTGATGCTGGAGCTGGTGTGCCGCGGGCTGGTGCGCAGAGCGCCTACCGCAGCGGGGTGA
- a CDS encoding PIG-L family deacetylase, whose product MGTIVSFHAHPDDESIGTAGTLARAAAAGHRVVLVFATRGELGEPVPGVLEPGELLSMRRSAECYASAAAIGAKRVEFLGYTDSGMMGEPSNAAPFCFWQADVEHAARRLAVILDEEEPDILTVYDDNGGYGHPDHIQVHRVGMRAADLSAVPVVVQHTINRDWMVRGMRGMAESGELPEGWQPPDFDEPTFGKPEAEITHRVEAVDFVDQKRASMRAHASQMSPEHFLLAMPDPIFAFGMGTEFYIVDPAPSPAAAPELFEELFTPLR is encoded by the coding sequence GTGGGAACCATCGTCTCCTTCCATGCACACCCCGACGACGAGTCCATCGGCACCGCGGGCACCCTCGCCAGGGCTGCCGCCGCGGGTCATCGGGTCGTCCTGGTCTTCGCCACCCGCGGGGAGCTCGGCGAGCCCGTCCCGGGTGTGCTCGAGCCGGGTGAGCTGCTGTCCATGCGCCGCTCCGCGGAGTGCTACGCGTCCGCGGCGGCGATCGGGGCGAAGCGCGTGGAGTTCCTCGGCTACACCGACTCGGGGATGATGGGCGAGCCGAGCAACGCGGCCCCGTTCTGCTTCTGGCAGGCCGACGTCGAGCACGCCGCGCGCCGTCTCGCGGTGATCCTCGACGAGGAGGAGCCGGACATCCTCACCGTCTACGACGACAACGGCGGTTACGGCCACCCCGACCACATCCAGGTGCACCGGGTCGGCATGCGCGCCGCGGACCTGTCGGCCGTCCCGGTGGTGGTGCAGCACACGATCAACCGCGACTGGATGGTCCGCGGGATGCGCGGCATGGCCGAGTCCGGTGAGCTGCCGGAGGGATGGCAGCCCCCCGACTTCGACGAGCCGACGTTCGGCAAGCCGGAGGCGGAGATCACCCACCGCGTCGAGGCCGTCGACTTCGTCGATCAGAAGCGCGCCTCCATGCGGGCGCACGCGAGCCAGATGTCGCCGGAGCACTTCCTGCTCGCGATGCCGGACCCGATCTTCGCGTTCGGGATGGGCACGGAGTTCTACATCGTCGACCCGGCGCCCAGCCCGGCGGCGGCGCCGGAGCTGTTCGAGGAGCTGTTCACCCCGCTGCGGTAG
- a CDS encoding MerR family transcriptional regulator — protein sequence MLIGELAKRTGVSQRSLRYYEQQGLLFAERDVHGYRRYPPDSVRTVARIRALLAAGLSTDVIRDVLPCVVGGDPIEMDLCPDLVRTIRRELAQMDARIGELQCSRSTLAGYLPG from the coding sequence GTGCTGATCGGCGAGCTCGCGAAGCGGACAGGGGTGAGCCAGCGGTCGCTCCGGTACTACGAGCAGCAAGGCCTGCTGTTCGCGGAGCGTGACGTGCACGGCTATCGGCGCTACCCGCCCGACTCGGTGCGCACGGTGGCCCGGATCCGCGCCCTGCTCGCCGCCGGCCTGTCCACCGACGTGATCCGCGACGTCCTGCCCTGCGTCGTCGGTGGCGACCCGATCGAGATGGATCTGTGCCCCGACCTGGTGCGCACGATCCGACGCGAGCTCGCGCAGATGGATGCCCGGATCGGGGAGCTGCAGTGCAGCCGCAGCACCCTCGCCGGGTACCTGCCGGGCTGA
- a CDS encoding alpha/beta fold hydrolase — translation MAEHFAHVVMGSGPGILLAHGGGGSIAGNYGPILDDLATTHTVIGPDYPGSGDTPRSPEPLVLDDVADALVRTAVDAGVDRFTVLGYSLGTAVAVRIAVRYPERVTGLVLTAGFTYPDNRMRLAVQVWRDLLAAGDRTLLARYLTLLGTGATHLNGLSPADLEAGVAALAGFIPEGSPEHVGLVAGVDTRADLPKVTAPTLVVATTEDALATPEHSRQLAAGIPDAEIVEIAAGHGIATEARDEWLAAIRTLLARVG, via the coding sequence ATGGCCGAACATTTCGCGCACGTCGTCATGGGCTCCGGCCCGGGGATCCTGCTCGCCCACGGCGGGGGCGGCAGCATCGCGGGCAACTACGGCCCGATCCTCGACGACCTCGCCACGACCCACACCGTGATCGGGCCGGACTACCCGGGTTCCGGCGACACGCCACGCAGCCCGGAGCCGCTCGTCCTCGACGACGTGGCCGACGCGCTCGTCCGCACCGCGGTCGACGCCGGGGTCGACCGCTTCACGGTGCTGGGCTACTCGCTCGGCACGGCCGTCGCGGTGCGGATCGCGGTGCGGTACCCGGAGCGGGTCACCGGGCTCGTGCTCACGGCCGGCTTCACGTACCCGGACAACCGGATGCGGCTCGCGGTGCAGGTCTGGCGGGACCTGCTCGCCGCGGGCGACCGGACGCTCCTCGCTCGCTACCTCACCCTGCTCGGCACCGGCGCCACCCACCTGAACGGGCTCTCGCCCGCCGACCTCGAGGCCGGCGTCGCCGCGCTCGCCGGCTTCATCCCCGAGGGCAGCCCCGAACACGTCGGCCTCGTGGCGGGCGTCGACACCCGGGCCGACCTGCCGAAGGTCACCGCACCCACCCTCGTCGTCGCCACCACCGAGGACGCCCTCGCCACGCCGGAGCACTCCCGGCAGCTCGCCGCGGGCATCCCGGATGCCGAGATCGTCGAGATCGCTGCCGGGCACGGCATCGCGACGGAGGCCCGCGACGAGTGGCTCGCCGCGATCCGCACGCTCCTCGCACGGGTGGGATGA
- a CDS encoding TIGR03619 family F420-dependent LLM class oxidoreductase encodes MDLEVVLPDESTDIAPGTFVELAQAAERLGYRTLYLPDHLLPPAPYGATYGGVYEPLVTLAHIAARTSTIRLGTSVLVLPMRNPFVVAKQVATLDQLSAGRTVLGVGVGWDPVEFAAVGADFATRGARTDEDIALLRHLFRGGGAFHGRFHHVERGVFAPVPAQPVPIMVGGTSGAALRRAAALADEWQGVAVDAAAFARCAARLRELSERTPRLGTRLAWSGGPDDLKRTVEEAHALAAAGADAVAVWFGAADGAADRMAEFAAAFRS; translated from the coding sequence GTGGACCTCGAAGTGGTGCTCCCAGACGAGTCGACCGACATCGCGCCCGGCACGTTCGTGGAGCTCGCGCAGGCAGCGGAACGACTGGGCTACCGCACCCTCTACCTGCCCGACCACCTCCTCCCGCCCGCGCCGTACGGCGCCACGTACGGCGGGGTGTACGAGCCGCTGGTGACGCTCGCCCACATCGCGGCCCGCACGTCCACCATCCGGCTCGGCACGTCCGTGCTGGTGCTGCCGATGCGCAACCCGTTCGTCGTGGCGAAGCAGGTGGCCACGCTCGACCAGCTCTCCGCCGGCCGGACGGTGCTCGGGGTGGGAGTCGGTTGGGATCCGGTCGAGTTCGCCGCCGTGGGCGCCGACTTCGCCACCAGGGGCGCCCGCACCGACGAGGACATCGCCCTGCTGCGCCACCTGTTCCGCGGCGGGGGCGCGTTCCACGGCCGGTTCCACCACGTCGAGCGGGGCGTGTTCGCGCCGGTGCCCGCGCAGCCCGTGCCGATCATGGTCGGCGGCACGAGCGGGGCAGCGCTGCGCCGGGCCGCGGCGCTCGCGGACGAGTGGCAGGGCGTCGCCGTCGACGCGGCCGCGTTCGCGCGCTGCGCGGCACGACTGCGCGAGCTGTCCGAGCGCACGCCCCGGCTGGGCACCCGCCTGGCCTGGAGCGGCGGTCCCGACGACCTGAAGCGCACCGTCGAGGAAGCCCATGCCCTTGCTGCGGCCGGCGCCGACGCCGTGGCCGTCTGGTTCGGCGCCGCCGATGGTGCCGCTGACCGGATGGCGGAGTTCGCCGCCGCGTTCCGATCCTGA
- a CDS encoding serine/threonine-protein kinase, whose product MTGIPDGAPVAVVAGRYRLRELVGTGGMGAVWRAGDELLGREVALKQVRLADQPASDIALARERIMREARIAAALHHPHIVSIFDVVLEDGEPWLVLEFLPSRSLGSVLAERGTLPPIEVAGIGADVAAALAAAHAAGIVHRDVKPDNVLLSRPSAAGPVVKLTDFGIAHTAAAPAITATHVLTGTPAYFAPETARGEGTDARSDVYSLGATLYAAVEGRPPFGTDTGNVLALLARIGRGGAPLPQKAGPLAEVLRHLTADDPAARPTATQAHTALRAIADGRAQAGPPPAGLDAAPAVKRPRRGPRVAAAVAAALVVVAGVVVAVAVSRPGAGPADPPAAAPTTAPATAIIANPDTADPCSLLDLESVKGFGSPSLDPDNVLFAGCRADIARPDGGAVGLTVAFENQLETKQIAGGTRWEESGYPIVRYPPGENFCEQRILLGDGNAVLVSAVRYEDPSGTTDLCAIATAGRVAALSRLLTTGIGERQPLTATSPLAGIPACSLLTAEDIATAMIDTTPPQPHFGDWGCNWNSYGLGDSVVVTYYRGYPLGNEDGTAADFAGHPGAVLAREGNCWVQFVQRSYTARGTDRVEAVWVTYWGSEPGDQLCRIATNLATAAASRLPPPS is encoded by the coding sequence ATGACCGGGATCCCGGACGGCGCTCCGGTCGCCGTCGTCGCGGGCCGCTACCGGCTGCGCGAGCTCGTCGGGACCGGTGGCATGGGTGCCGTGTGGCGGGCGGGCGACGAGCTGCTGGGCCGCGAGGTGGCGCTCAAACAGGTGCGCCTGGCCGACCAGCCGGCCTCCGACATCGCGCTCGCCCGCGAGCGGATCATGCGCGAGGCGCGGATCGCCGCCGCGCTGCACCACCCCCACATCGTCTCGATCTTCGACGTGGTCCTCGAGGACGGCGAACCCTGGCTGGTGCTGGAGTTCCTGCCTTCCCGCAGCCTCGGCAGCGTGCTCGCCGAACGCGGCACGCTCCCGCCGATCGAGGTCGCCGGCATCGGGGCGGACGTGGCCGCCGCACTGGCCGCCGCCCACGCCGCCGGCATCGTGCACCGGGACGTCAAGCCGGACAACGTGCTGCTCTCCCGCCCATCGGCCGCTGGCCCGGTCGTCAAGCTCACCGACTTCGGCATCGCCCACACCGCGGCGGCCCCCGCGATCACGGCCACCCACGTGCTCACCGGCACCCCGGCGTACTTCGCGCCCGAGACCGCGCGCGGGGAGGGCACCGACGCCCGCAGCGACGTCTACTCGCTCGGCGCCACCCTGTACGCCGCCGTCGAGGGGCGCCCACCGTTCGGCACGGACACCGGCAACGTCCTCGCGCTGCTGGCCCGGATCGGCCGCGGCGGTGCGCCCCTTCCGCAGAAGGCCGGGCCGCTCGCCGAGGTGCTGCGCCACCTCACGGCCGACGATCCCGCGGCCCGGCCGACCGCGACCCAGGCCCACACCGCCCTCCGGGCGATCGCGGACGGCAGGGCCCAGGCCGGTCCGCCCCCCGCCGGGCTCGACGCCGCGCCCGCCGTGAAGCGGCCGCGTCGCGGCCCGCGGGTCGCGGCCGCGGTGGCCGCCGCGCTCGTCGTGGTCGCCGGTGTGGTCGTGGCCGTCGCCGTCTCCCGGCCCGGCGCAGGCCCGGCCGACCCGCCCGCCGCGGCTCCGACGACGGCGCCCGCCACCGCGATCATCGCGAACCCGGACACGGCGGACCCGTGCTCGCTGCTGGACTTGGAGTCGGTGAAGGGCTTCGGGTCCCCGTCGCTCGACCCGGACAACGTCCTGTTCGCCGGATGCCGTGCCGACATCGCGCGACCCGACGGCGGCGCGGTCGGGCTCACGGTCGCGTTCGAGAACCAGCTCGAGACGAAGCAGATCGCCGGCGGGACCCGCTGGGAGGAGTCGGGTTACCCCATCGTGCGCTACCCGCCCGGTGAGAACTTCTGCGAGCAGCGGATCCTGCTGGGCGACGGGAACGCCGTGCTGGTGTCCGCCGTGAGGTACGAGGACCCGTCGGGCACCACGGATCTCTGCGCGATCGCCACGGCCGGGCGCGTCGCCGCGCTCTCCCGGCTGCTGACCACGGGCATCGGCGAGCGACAGCCGCTCACCGCCACCAGCCCGCTGGCCGGCATCCCCGCCTGCAGCCTGCTGACGGCGGAGGACATCGCCACCGCCATGATCGACACCACGCCGCCGCAGCCGCATTTCGGCGACTGGGGCTGCAACTGGAACTCCTACGGGCTCGGCGACAGCGTCGTGGTGACGTACTACCGCGGCTATCCGCTCGGCAACGAGGACGGCACCGCCGCCGATTTCGCCGGCCACCCCGGCGCGGTGCTCGCGCGGGAGGGGAACTGCTGGGTGCAGTTCGTGCAGCGCTCCTACACGGCACGGGGCACCGACCGGGTCGAGGCCGTCTGGGTGACCTACTGGGGCTCCGAACCCGGCGACCAGCTCTGCCGGATCGCCACCAACCTCGCAACGGCGGCGGCGAGCCGCCTGCCGCCGCCCAGCTGA
- a CDS encoding FHA domain-containing protein: MVQGSVGAIDRSWAEPLPPAVGSLARGGWSTTSGTLVAKSVDGGITVGPKPGRSVLFGRNVDEVHVCIGADDRRVSRRHGELRCDGERWWLHNLGRAPIRLPERRLFPAEEPLPLADGYTPVFLPGSREHLLEVYVVGLAGDRRAADHARATIAPSTWPLSADEKLALVVLGQHYLLHEPNPQPLTWRQAAEQIGELQPPASQWSAKRVEHLVGRVRARLSRGGVPGLTREEVAGPVGNALNHNLLTELVRSTTLVPPDLRRLETPG; this comes from the coding sequence GTGGTGCAGGGGAGCGTTGGCGCGATCGACCGGTCGTGGGCCGAGCCGTTGCCACCGGCGGTGGGCAGCCTGGCCCGCGGCGGCTGGTCGACGACGTCCGGGACGTTGGTCGCGAAGTCGGTGGACGGCGGCATCACGGTGGGGCCGAAGCCGGGCCGCAGCGTGCTGTTCGGACGCAACGTCGACGAGGTGCACGTGTGCATCGGCGCGGACGACCGCCGGGTGAGCCGCCGGCACGGCGAGCTGCGCTGCGACGGCGAGCGCTGGTGGCTGCACAACCTCGGACGCGCCCCGATCCGGCTGCCCGAGCGCAGGCTGTTCCCGGCGGAGGAACCGCTACCGCTCGCCGACGGGTACACGCCGGTGTTCCTGCCCGGCTCGCGCGAGCACCTGCTCGAGGTCTACGTCGTCGGCCTGGCCGGCGACCGTCGTGCCGCCGATCACGCGAGGGCGACGATCGCCCCGTCCACGTGGCCGCTGTCGGCCGACGAGAAGCTCGCGCTGGTCGTGCTCGGCCAGCACTACCTGCTGCACGAGCCGAACCCGCAGCCGCTGACGTGGCGGCAGGCGGCCGAGCAGATCGGCGAGCTGCAGCCGCCCGCGTCGCAGTGGTCGGCGAAGCGGGTGGAGCACCTGGTGGGACGGGTGCGCGCCCGGCTGTCGCGTGGCGGGGTGCCGGGCCTCACGAGGGAGGAGGTGGCCGGTCCGGTCGGCAACGCGCTCAACCACAACCTGCTCACCGAGCTCGTGCGTTCCACCACGCTGGTGCCGCCGGACCTGCGCCGCCTGGAAACCCCGGGCTGA
- a CDS encoding AAA family ATPase, with translation MASSSTERSSPERTNGTGTPVVGLRREREVLTVALATGRHVVIEGPPGTGKSTLLRSIARQNGRAVVFVEGNAELTPARLVGQFDPAQVLAEGYHPASFVDGPLLTAMREGGLLYLEELNRVPEETLNVLITVLAEGEIAVPRLGPVRAGPEFRLIAAMNPFDAVGTARVSQAIADRMCRVVLGYQDEPAERAITNAVTGLNGEVVELAVGMVRATRTHRDVRMGSSVRGAIDMALVLTGLAELRGEAEPERETGRDAAYAALSGRIRIADGVDRTPESVIDELLDALWPAEEAPDGPGKGDGPPPDPAAGFRPRSRPGRDRAGRTHGRAQLAAQHAAFADVSPGVGALDAAAFDALLARDPEAGAALLADLAVATDEGLRAAARQLAGRVFLRLGRVGPARARGTRRLAPAPRGDGDLDLDRTLDAWEPGPTRRPGPADVVTRHWTASRRAVALVVDVSGSMQGQAVALAAVAAAGVVLAAGDALVPAVVAFGTGVRLLQAQGVRRPPEELLSELVALRGHGTTDLAAGLREAAGQLAGAVADERLVVLLSDCIHTAGDDPATALGGIDRLQVLVPLGGADAEAAAAALAARRGGRAQTVRRLAEVGPALTRVLG, from the coding sequence GTGGCGTCATCATCTACTGAGCGGAGCTCGCCGGAACGAACGAACGGCACGGGAACGCCGGTCGTCGGTCTCCGTCGCGAGCGCGAGGTCCTCACGGTCGCGCTCGCGACGGGCCGGCACGTCGTCATCGAGGGCCCGCCCGGCACCGGCAAGTCGACGTTGCTGCGCTCGATCGCCCGGCAGAACGGGCGGGCGGTCGTGTTCGTCGAGGGCAACGCCGAGCTGACGCCCGCCCGGCTGGTCGGGCAGTTCGACCCGGCGCAGGTGCTTGCCGAGGGCTACCACCCGGCGAGCTTCGTGGACGGCCCGCTGCTCACGGCCATGCGTGAGGGCGGTCTGCTCTACCTCGAGGAGCTCAACCGCGTCCCGGAGGAGACGCTCAACGTCCTGATCACCGTGCTCGCCGAGGGCGAGATCGCGGTGCCGAGGCTCGGCCCGGTTCGGGCGGGGCCCGAGTTCCGCCTCATCGCCGCGATGAACCCGTTCGACGCGGTCGGCACGGCGCGCGTGAGCCAGGCGATCGCCGACCGGATGTGCCGGGTCGTCCTCGGTTACCAGGACGAGCCGGCCGAGCGGGCGATCACCAACGCCGTGACGGGGCTGAACGGCGAGGTCGTGGAGCTGGCGGTCGGCATGGTGCGGGCCACGCGGACCCACCGCGACGTGCGGATGGGCTCCTCGGTGCGCGGCGCGATCGACATGGCGCTCGTGCTCACCGGGCTCGCGGAGCTGCGCGGCGAGGCCGAGCCAGAGCGCGAGACCGGCCGCGATGCGGCGTATGCGGCCCTGTCCGGCCGGATCCGGATCGCCGACGGGGTGGACCGCACCCCTGAGTCGGTGATCGACGAGCTGCTCGATGCGCTGTGGCCCGCCGAAGAGGCGCCGGACGGCCCGGGAAAAGGTGACGGCCCGCCGCCGGATCCGGCGGCGGGCTTCCGGCCGCGGTCCCGCCCCGGGCGTGACCGCGCCGGGCGCACCCACGGCCGCGCCCAGCTCGCGGCGCAGCACGCCGCGTTCGCCGACGTGTCGCCGGGGGTGGGTGCGCTCGACGCCGCCGCGTTCGACGCGCTGCTGGCCCGGGACCCCGAGGCCGGGGCCGCCCTGCTCGCCGACCTCGCGGTAGCCACCGACGAGGGGCTGCGCGCCGCCGCCCGGCAGCTCGCCGGGCGGGTGTTCCTGCGACTGGGGCGCGTCGGCCCGGCCAGGGCCCGCGGTACCCGGCGGCTCGCCCCGGCACCCCGTGGCGACGGGGACCTCGACCTCGACCGCACCCTCGACGCCTGGGAACCGGGTCCGACCCGCCGTCCCGGGCCCGCGGACGTCGTCACGCGCCACTGGACGGCGTCGCGACGAGCAGTCGCCCTCGTCGTGGACGTGTCCGGGTCGATGCAGGGGCAGGCCGTCGCCCTCGCCGCCGTGGCGGCCGCCGGGGTGGTGCTGGCAGCCGGGGACGCGCTCGTCCCGGCCGTGGTCGCGTTCGGAACCGGGGTACGCCTGCTGCAGGCCCAAGGCGTGCGGCGCCCACCCGAGGAGCTGCTGTCCGAGCTCGTCGCGCTGCGCGGCCACGGCACCACCGACCTCGCCGCCGGGCTGCGCGAGGCCGCGGGGCAGCTCGCGGGGGCCGTCGCCGACGAGCGGCTCGTCGTCCTGCTGTCGGACTGCATCCACACGGCGGGCGACGACCCCGCCACGGCGCTGGGCGGTATCGACCGGCTGCAGGTGCTCGTCCCGCTCGGGGGAGCGGACGCCGAGGCCGCCGCGGCAGCGCTCGCCGCGCGGCGGGGAGGGCGGGCGCAGACCGTGCGCCGGCTCGCCGAGGTGGGTCCCGCACTCACCCGCGTGCTCGGGTAG
- a CDS encoding NDMA-dependent alcohol dehydrogenase: MQTRGAIVRQAPGKYEVVDLEVDDPRENEVQVQMVASGLCHSDDHVATGDIPVGVYPFAGGHEGAGIVTKAGVNTKGLKEGDHVVFSFLPACGHCRWCASGMQNLCDLGAGLLAGSRWGDPTDYRLKLADGGQPVGQMCGISTFLQTTTVSADSAVKVPDDIPLDKACLVGCGVGTGWGSAVNSAQVQPGHTVIVMGIGGIGINAVQGAAHAGASNVIAVDPVAFKREKAQELGATHAVENMDEATELAKQFTNGQGADSAIVTVGVTKPEHVAQAFGAIRKAGTCVVTGLGDISEVGLPIAISELTLFQKRLQGAMFGASNPNWDILRQLQLYREGVLKLDELVTKTYSLDEIGQGYQDMHDGKNIRGVIIY; encoded by the coding sequence ATGCAGACCCGTGGCGCCATCGTCCGGCAGGCACCGGGCAAGTACGAGGTCGTCGACCTCGAGGTAGACGACCCCCGTGAGAACGAGGTCCAGGTCCAGATGGTGGCGTCGGGCCTGTGCCACTCCGACGACCACGTCGCCACCGGCGACATCCCGGTCGGCGTCTACCCCTTCGCAGGCGGCCACGAAGGGGCCGGCATCGTCACCAAGGCCGGGGTGAACACCAAGGGCCTGAAGGAGGGCGACCACGTCGTCTTCTCGTTCCTGCCGGCCTGCGGGCACTGCCGCTGGTGCGCCTCGGGCATGCAGAACCTGTGCGACCTGGGCGCGGGCCTGCTCGCCGGCTCCCGGTGGGGCGACCCCACCGACTACCGGCTGAAGCTGGCCGACGGTGGCCAGCCCGTCGGCCAGATGTGCGGGATCTCGACGTTCCTGCAGACCACCACGGTGTCCGCCGACTCCGCGGTCAAGGTGCCCGACGACATCCCACTGGACAAGGCGTGCCTGGTCGGGTGCGGCGTGGGCACCGGCTGGGGCTCGGCGGTCAACTCCGCGCAGGTCCAGCCCGGCCACACCGTGATCGTCATGGGTATCGGCGGCATCGGCATCAACGCGGTCCAGGGCGCCGCGCACGCCGGGGCGTCCAACGTGATCGCGGTGGACCCGGTGGCCTTCAAGCGGGAGAAGGCGCAGGAGCTGGGTGCCACGCACGCGGTCGAGAACATGGACGAGGCCACCGAGCTGGCCAAGCAGTTCACCAACGGGCAGGGCGCCGACTCCGCGATCGTCACCGTCGGCGTCACGAAGCCCGAACACGTCGCGCAGGCCTTCGGGGCTATCCGGAAGGCGGGGACGTGTGTGGTGACCGGACTCGGTGACATCAGCGAGGTCGGGCTGCCCATCGCGATCTCGGAGCTGACGCTCTTCCAGAAGCGCCTGCAGGGCGCGATGTTCGGCGCGTCCAACCCGAACTGGGACATCCTGCGGCAGCTGCAGCTCTACCGCGAGGGCGTGCTCAAGCTGGACGAGCTGGTCACGAAGACCTACTCGCTGGACGAGATCGGGCAGGGCTACCAGGACATGCACGACGGCAAGAACATCCGTGGCGTCATCATCTACTGA
- a CDS encoding benzoate-CoA ligase family protein, translating into MTELFNAAAYLSERRVDAGGGERIALRHPRGTHTYFQLTAEVRRIAAGLVGIGVRPEERVLLCMADDVELATGILAAMYVGAVAVPASTMLTARELAALVVDSRARVIVGSPQFADAVTTAAAGAPDLRHVVLTGDTAPDVPGKTCLTWDDLRTADPLTAPYATWDESPALWLYTSGTTGKPKGAMHRHVDIRHVCETYAAQVLGMGPDDVCLSVAKLFFAYGIGNSLFFPLSVGGSSVLEPSRPNPALYAQRVAEHGVTLFFGGPSFWGPLMAADLPPETFSTVRNGVSAGEALPPRMFHGVRDQYGFEILDGIGSTEALHIFISNVPGKVVPGSSGFPVPGYEVQLRRPDGSVIEGAGEPGMLYVAGESLCTGYWCRTSVNRAVFHGEWMRTGDQYVRNDDGSWTCLGRADDVLKVGGIWVSPSEVEARLLEHPALAEAVVVGVPDEDGLDKPVAYVVARPGETVDPDEVVAFCRAGLAAFKRPRLVVQVDELPRTATGKIQRYRLRERAAATVTPPTATADEVAEAKA; encoded by the coding sequence ATGACGGAACTGTTCAACGCCGCTGCCTACCTCTCCGAGCGCCGTGTCGACGCCGGCGGCGGTGAGCGGATCGCCCTCCGCCATCCGCGGGGTACCCACACCTACTTCCAGCTGACCGCCGAGGTCCGCCGCATCGCCGCGGGTCTGGTCGGCATCGGCGTGCGCCCCGAGGAGCGCGTGCTCCTGTGCATGGCCGACGACGTCGAGCTGGCCACCGGCATCCTCGCCGCGATGTACGTGGGCGCGGTGGCCGTACCGGCCTCCACCATGCTCACGGCCCGGGAGCTGGCCGCGCTCGTCGTCGACTCGCGGGCCCGGGTGATCGTGGGCAGCCCGCAGTTCGCCGACGCGGTCACCACCGCCGCCGCGGGCGCGCCGGACCTGCGCCACGTCGTACTGACCGGCGACACCGCGCCGGACGTGCCCGGCAAGACCTGCCTCACCTGGGACGACCTGCGCACGGCCGACCCCCTCACCGCGCCGTACGCGACGTGGGACGAGTCGCCCGCGCTGTGGCTCTACACGTCCGGCACCACGGGCAAGCCCAAGGGCGCGATGCACCGCCACGTCGACATCCGCCACGTGTGCGAGACCTACGCCGCCCAGGTGCTCGGCATGGGCCCGGACGACGTGTGCCTGTCGGTGGCGAAGCTGTTCTTCGCCTACGGCATCGGCAACTCGCTGTTCTTCCCCCTCTCGGTGGGGGGGAGCAGCGTGCTGGAACCGTCCCGGCCGAACCCCGCCCTGTACGCGCAGCGGGTGGCCGAGCACGGCGTCACGCTCTTCTTCGGCGGCCCCAGCTTCTGGGGCCCCCTGATGGCCGCCGACCTGCCGCCGGAGACCTTCTCGACCGTCCGCAACGGGGTGTCGGCGGGCGAGGCGCTCCCGCCGCGGATGTTCCACGGCGTCCGTGACCAGTACGGCTTCGAGATCCTCGACGGCATCGGTTCCACCGAGGCGCTGCACATCTTCATCTCCAACGTCCCGGGGAAGGTCGTGCCAGGCAGCTCCGGGTTCCCCGTGCCCGGGTACGAGGTGCAGCTGCGCCGCCCCGACGGCAGCGTCATCGAGGGCGCGGGCGAGCCCGGGATGCTCTACGTGGCGGGCGAGTCGCTCTGCACCGGCTACTGGTGCCGCACGAGCGTGAACCGCGCGGTGTTCCACGGGGAGTGGATGCGCACCGGCGACCAGTACGTCCGCAACGACGACGGCAGCTGGACCTGCCTCGGCCGCGCCGACGACGTGCTCAAGGTCGGCGGGATCTGGGTGAGCCCGTCGGAGGTCGAGGCGCGGCTCCTGGAGCACCCGGCGCTCGCCGAGGCCGTGGTCGTCGGCGTGCCGGACGAGGACGGGCTGGACAAGCCGGTGGCCTACGTCGTGGCGCGGCCCGGGGAGACGGTCGACCCGGACGAGGTCGTGGCGTTCTGCCGCGCCGGGCTCGCGGCGTTCAAACGCCCCCGGCTCGTCGTACAGGTCGACGAGCTGCCCCGCACGGCGACGGGGAAGATCCAGCGCTACCGCCTGCGGGAGCGGGCCGCCGCGACGGTCACGCCGCCGACGGCGACGGCGGACGAGGTGGCGGAGGCGAAGGCCTGA